tcttcaactctctttggGCTCTGAGTTCACCATTCTTTTTGCCACTCCACTGCTCAAAGTGATGCAAACTATCATTAGGAGGTGGCAATGCTGTTTTTCTACCACCATTACTCTCCCCATGTGACTTCCTAGATGAAATTCCCAATCTTAACCCCTCCAAACTCTGTCTCATCTCCATATTTTCCTTCTCCAAAACCTCCAAGTACCTTTTCATCCAAAAGTACATACCCTTCAACATCTCAACATCCCCCACATCACTCTTATTCATTCTTGTTTTCACCACTTTCACGTCCTCCACCCTCATTATCCCTATCTTATCCAGAGTCAAGTATGGAACTTTTCCCCTCAAATTTGCAGGTAAATTCACTCCCCACCTCAAATTCGCTGCTACCCTCTTTGTCACAGGCAACACTGTCCTAGCCTTAATAGCCACTCCTCTCATTGACCTATCTGGTATAAACCCAATTGGGCCAATTCCAGTATAATCAGAATTAGCTTTTGCATCACCATTGTCATTGCTACCACAAGGTTCTAACTTTACCTCCTGCCAACCATCTCGTACAAACCCATCTCCAAACAGACCATTTTAACGTGACCCAGAATCCGGATTAGCCTCGGGAATGGAGTGGGACCCAGAATTTgatttagggttagggttagggttagaaGATGTGGTCTTGAGAAGAGAGAAGTGGCCGAATTGGGGCTTGAAGTGGATAGAGAAGGTGGGGATGATAGTATATGGGTTTGTGGGGGGAAAGAGAGAAATGAGCAGAGAACATGAGAGGGGAATTGCGTGGAGAGCCAAAGAACCCTAAATCCGACTTGAGGGATAAAGAGAAAGGGGAGACTGTAGTGGTGGAGGCAGAGTAAGAGAGTCTTGCAGAAGGACCAGAAGAATAatttgtagagagagaaaaggagggATCTTGAGGTGTTAGAAGTGAAGGGCAGGTTGAATACAGTGATGGGTATTTTGGCTTTGAAGAGTGGGCTTCTCTGGTTCTCATCTTGAAGATTGAAGGAGAGCTTCGTCTCTCTCCCTCCCCCTACGTTCCCTTATCTCCGGAGCCCACGCAGTCGCAAATCTTAAGAATTGAACGAGGACTACAGGAGGAGCAGTGCCTGTTGATTGGGTTAGAAGTTAGAACTAGATTCTTTAGTCCCCTCGTGATATGTGAAGGCAGCTCTGACATGTTGGCATATGAACCTGCTACTGCAGTACTGCTGGCTTTCTCGTTTTGAGGTTCGCctgttttactcttttttttttttcttataaaaacaCTTGGCCAGCCTAATTGGTTAACATCTCCAAGTCAaccgagattttttttttaaaattttggttctAGTTCGTCTCACTTTCAACCTTCTTTTGTATAGGCTTCAATCCAATCTTATTTGTCGTTAGTATAGTACGAGGACAGTCCGAAATTTACGGACACCAACTGTCAAAATGATATGTTGAGTTAGATGATTTCCAAGTTTAAAaaagtgttgttttttttatgaaGGGCTGCTGTTGGGCCTTGCCTGAAACAACCAGAAGGTCCAGAACCCCAGAACATTTACAAACTGAGCCAGAATAAGCCCATTGCTATAAAAGCCCAATGAACTGATAAGCCTTTCCAACTTTCATGGCCCACTAGTTCTTATCTGATTCATTATTTCGACATCTTCTATGTCAGAAACAATGCATGGTATATACTAGAGAATAAAAAATGTGGGGACATTTGATTTTAGGGAGAAATTCTCGCCTACTccacaaaacaaatcaaagacAAACGACATGGCTTTGTTGTCTCAGTCATTGTACAAGTAGAAGAGATCTTTTGGACCCGATGTGATTTGTGATTTGTCGAGCTCATAGATATTCTCTAAGATTTAGGCACAAGGTTATGTGTTTCCTTGGTAATTGTTGTGATGCCAGCCCCCTACTATGCACCAAACATTGTGGCACTGCCTGCTATTTCTGTCACTTGCCTCTTGCCACTTGCAATACACTCCCTAAATACATTATTCATTTGTATTGAGTATCTATATACTTATACACATACAATCATACTCAATTCGATGGAATTGTTAAAAATGTTAAAGGGGATCTTCTATAATTTTGCACGTTAGGGGTTATTTCTTGGTTTCATCTAGCCATTAATAATTTGATTATTTGTAGATAATAGTATATAAAAGTCACGCTCGTAAGTAAGTAGTAGTCCTATTGAAACAAATAAGTGTAGCCATAATTTGTAAATTGTTATCCTCTTGCCTAGTGTACAAAGATTTATCTTTGTAGATTCATTTGGATCCACATGACAATCCAACTACATTGCATTGCCAAAATCTATGTTGTATAAGTGgggtctctttcttcttctctctctttttttttttaatgagaatGATATTATACAAATTCATCATTTGGACATATAATATAGACATAAACTCGGACATGTCAGGTTCGCGTGTAGAAGTTTCTCATCTGACAACcggataaattgggtcaaaatccGATGCGTAGTTACAAGAATAGAGCTCCTAGTAAGAAACCAACTCATATATGAtagttaaaaataataataaaagaaaaggcttaaaatgaagaaagaaaatgagtgATGGTAATTAGGATTTAGGAATAGGAGAGAGTGGAGAACAAACTTAAACCTGCCCCGCGAGTCCGCGACTGCGAGTGCGAGTGAGAGGCAGCCTTTAACGAACAGAGAAAATAACGAGGCAGAGCAGTGGTAGAGACTAGAGACTACAGAGCAGCAGCAGAGTAGTCCAACTGTCCTAACCAGACTCTTCTTCTCGCGATCTTCTCCTCGTAATCAACCACACGCGCAAGGCTCTTCTTTTGTCCTCTTCTGGTCCCTCTTCATAACTCCTCTGCTCCTCCCCGCCTCTCTCTCCCTActcttttcaggtttttgattTTCACAGACAAGCAACACAAACACTCTCTCTCACTTATGGCGGCCGCAGGTCATATTTCCGCGAGGTTTTCTACTGCGGATCATCGCGTTTTGTCTTCTTCTAGGAATCTTAGCGATGTTCAATCGCTGTTCGATTCTAGAATCCGACGGAGATACGTCTTTCAGAAGCGTATGCCAGCCGTCAGATCGATCAAAATTTCTGAGGA
This DNA window, taken from Tripterygium wilfordii isolate XIE 37 chromosome 20, ASM1340144v1, whole genome shotgun sequence, encodes the following:
- the LOC119987044 gene encoding uncharacterized protein LOC119987044, encoding MRGVAIKARTVLPVTKRVAANLRWGVNLPANLRGKVPYLTLDKIGIMRVEDVKVVKTRMNKSDVGDVEMLKGMYFWMKRYLEVLEKENMEMRQSLEGLRLGISSRKSHGESNGGRKTALPPPNDSLHHFEQWSGKKNGELRAQRELKKPVNQVIDLESELQKAIKAASS